One stretch of Aquipuribacter sp. SD81 DNA includes these proteins:
- the tatA gene encoding Sec-independent protein translocase subunit TatA, producing MFRNLFDNPLLLLVIVLLVVVLFGAKRLPDAARSLGRSMRIFKSEVKEMKRDDDARPEGSDSRTTGTSPEALEGRVVHEDHAPRTSPADDPARRDA from the coding sequence ATGTTCCGCAACCTGTTCGACAACCCGCTCCTGCTGCTGGTCATCGTCCTGCTGGTCGTCGTGCTCTTCGGGGCCAAGCGCCTGCCGGACGCCGCCCGCTCGCTGGGGCGCTCGATGCGCATCTTCAAGTCCGAGGTCAAGGAGATGAAGCGGGACGACGACGCCCGCCCGGAGGGCTCGGACTCCCGCACCACCGGCACGTCGCCCGAGGCGCTCGAGGGCCGCGTGGTCCACGAGGACCACGCCCCGCGCACCAGCCCCGCCGACGACCCGGCCCGTCGGGACGCCTGA
- the tatC gene encoding twin-arginine translocase subunit TatC — translation MLRRARNPEGRMPLRAHLVELRNRMLVSGVAVLVMGVVGWVVYDPVIDELVRPIVAAGVVNDMDIELRFGSPTESFDMRVKLSLWIGLVGSSPIWLFQLWAFITPGLTRKERWYSIGFLSAAVPLFLAGVALAWFVLPNAFIFLTSLNPEEVGSLFDFSLYVGFVTRVALFFGVAFLLPVVMVALNLAGLVRGRTMLRAWRYAIVLSFVFAAIASPTPDIVVMFTLAGPMLGLYLVAVGVALVVDRRRDRRNALGGLDDDEASALEDDAYDVRPAAPLEPADGTPAGDEPARRAPRA, via the coding sequence GTGCTCCGCCGTGCCCGCAACCCCGAGGGCCGCATGCCGTTGCGCGCGCACCTCGTGGAGCTGCGCAACCGGATGCTCGTCTCCGGGGTGGCGGTGCTCGTCATGGGCGTCGTCGGCTGGGTCGTGTACGACCCGGTCATCGACGAGCTCGTGCGTCCCATCGTCGCCGCCGGCGTCGTCAACGACATGGACATCGAGCTCCGGTTCGGCTCACCGACCGAGTCGTTCGACATGCGGGTCAAGCTGTCGCTGTGGATCGGGCTCGTGGGCTCGAGCCCGATCTGGCTGTTCCAGCTGTGGGCCTTCATCACGCCCGGGCTCACGCGCAAGGAGCGGTGGTACTCCATCGGCTTCCTGTCCGCGGCCGTCCCGCTCTTCCTCGCCGGCGTCGCGCTCGCGTGGTTCGTGCTGCCCAACGCCTTCATCTTCCTCACGAGCCTCAACCCCGAGGAGGTCGGCAGCCTCTTCGACTTCAGCCTGTACGTCGGGTTCGTGACGCGGGTCGCGCTCTTCTTCGGGGTCGCGTTCCTGCTGCCCGTCGTCATGGTCGCGCTCAACCTCGCCGGCCTGGTCCGAGGACGCACGATGCTGCGGGCCTGGCGCTACGCCATCGTGCTGTCGTTCGTCTTCGCGGCCATCGCCAGCCCCACGCCCGACATCGTCGTGATGTTCACCCTCGCCGGACCCATGCTCGGGCTCTACCTCGTCGCGGTGGGCGTCGCGCTCGTCGTCGACCGGCGCCGCGACCGGCGCAACGCGCTCGGCGGCCTCGACGACGACGAGGCCTCGGCGCTCGAGGACGACGCCTACGACGTGCGGCCCGCGGCCCCGCTGGAGCCGGCCGACGGGACCCCGGCGGGCGACGAGCCCGCCCGTCGCGCACCGCGCGCCTGA